In Pseudomonas sp. P5_109, the genomic window CGATGTCTTCCAGCGCCTTGATCTGCTCAGGCTTGATCGCTTCGAAGTGGCTGAAGTCGAAGCGCAGGCGCTGGCTGTCGACCAACGAGCCTTTCTGTTGAACGTGATCGCCCAGCACTTTACGCAATGCTGCGTGCAGCAAGTGGGTGGCCGAGTGGTTCAGCGAAGTGGCGTGACGCACGTCGGCCTCGACGTGGGTCTCCACCGGTGCGCCAATGATCAGGCTGCCGGAGGCCAGCACGCCGTGGTGCAGGAACGCGCCGCCGGTCTTGGTGGTGTCACGCACGTCGAAACGCGAAGCGCCAGCCTGCAGGTAACCGCAGTCACCGACCTGGCCACCGGATTCGGCGTAGAACGGCGTCTTGTCGAGAACGATCACGCCCTCGTCGCCTTCGCTCAATACGTCGACCGACTGGCCGTTCTTGTACAGGGCAACGATTTTTGCCGAGCCACTGGTATCGGTGTAGCCGGTGAATTCGGTGGCCACATCAACCTTTACCAAGGTGTTGTAGTCCAGACCGAACGAGCTGGCCGAACGCGCACGAACACGCTGGGCTTCCATCTCACGCTCGAAGCCGACTTCGTCGATGGTCAGCTCGCGCTCACGGGCGATGTCGGCGGTCAGGTCCATCGGGAAACCATAGGTGTCATACAGTTTGAACACCACGTCGCCCGGCACCACGGTGCCTTTGAGTTCAGCCAGGTCCTGTTCGAGAATCTTCAGGCCGTGCTCCAAAGTCTTGGAGAACTGCTCTTCTTCGGCCTTGAGTACGCGCTCGATGTTGCTCTGCTGCTTCTTCAGTTCCGGGAAGGCTTCGCCCATCTCGGCGACCAGCGCGGCAACGATCTTGTAGAAGAAGCTGCCGGTGGCGCCCAGCTTGTTACCGTGACGGCAAGCACGACGAATGATCCGGCGCAGCACGTAGCCACGGCCTTCATTGGACGGCAGGACACCGTCGGCAATCAGGAAACCGCACGAACGGATATGGTCGGAAACAACTTTCAGCGAAGACTGATCGCCATTTTCACAGCCGATCGCCTCGGCCGACGCGCTCAGCAGGTTCTTGAACAGGTCGATTTCGTAGTTGGAATTGACGTGCTGCATCACCGCACTGATCCGCTCCAGGCCCATGCCGGTGTCGACCGACGGCGCTGGCAACGGATGCAACACGCCATCGGCGGTGCGGTTGAACTGCATGAAGACGTTGTTCCAGATCTCGATGTAGCGGTCGCCGTCTTCTTCAGGCGAACCCGGCGGGCCACCCCAGATGTGGTCGCCGTGATCGTAGAAAATCTCGGTGCATGGGCCGCACGGGCCAGTATCGCCCATGGTCCAGAAGTTGTCGGAAGCGTATGGCGCGCCCTTGTTGTCGCCGATGCGGATCATGCGCTCGACCGGCACGCCGATTTCTTTGGTCCAGATGTCATACGCTTCATCGTCCGAGGCGTAGACGGTGACCCAGAGTTTTTCCTTCGGCAGTTTCAGGACACCGGTCAGGAAGGTCCAGGCGAAGGTAATTGCGTCGTGCTTGAAATAGTCACCGAAGCTGAAGTTACCGAGCATTTCGAAGAAGGTGTGGTGACGAGCGGTATAACCGACGTTTTCCAGGTCACTGTTCTTGCCGCCGGCACGTACGCATTTCTGGCTGCTGGTGGCGCGGGTGTACGCGCGCTTTTCCTGGCCCAGGAAGCAGTCCTTGAACTGGTTCATCCCCGCGTTAGTGAACAGCAGGGTTGGGTCGTTGCCCGGAATCAAAGAGCTGGAGGCTACACGGGTGTGGCCTTGCTCTTCGAAGAAGCGAAGGAAGGCTTCACGGATTTCTGCGCTTTTCATTAGGTTCTTCCACGGAGGCTGCGGCCAAAGGCCTGTTCGAAACGTCAACAGACGAAGCGACGGCAAAGGGCCGCATTATATCGGCCCTGCGCGCGGGGTACAGCGTGTTTATACGATAGAAACGGTCAATTGGAGCGCTAACGCTATCACTTGCGCGAAAAGTCGACGAATGTCGCGACGACTTGCCCGATTTGCGCACGGCTGACGTCCATGTGCGTGACCATGCGCAGACGAGCGGCGGCACTGAGCCTGATCCCGCGCTCGGCGGCAAACGCCTTGAGCGCCTCGGCCTGGTCGCCCATCTGCACATATACCATATTGGTCTGCACCGGCTCGACCTCGAAACCAGCCGCACGCAGGCCTTCGGCCAGCAACTGCGCATTGGCATGGTCATCGGCCAGGCGCTGGACGTTGTTATCCAGCGCATACAGGCCCGCCGCCGCGAGGATACCGGCCTGACGCATGCCGCCACCGACCATCTTGCGCAGGCGTCGAGCCTTGCCGATCAACTCGACCGAGCCGCACAGCACCGAACCGACCGGTGCGCCCAGGCCTTTGGACAGGCACACCGAGACCGAATCGAAATACTGGGTGATTTCCCGGGCATCGACACCCAGCTTCACCGCCGCGTTGTACAAACGTGCGCCGTCCAGGTGCAACTGCAAACCCTGTTCGCGGGTAAAACTGCGCGCCCGGGCCAGGTATTCCAGCGGCAGGACCTTGCCCTGCATGGTGTTCTCCAGCGCCAGCAGTCGGGTGCGGGCGAAATGGAAGTCGTCCGGTTTGATCGCTGCGGCGACGTGGGCCAGGTCCAGCGAACCGTCAGCCTGCACTTCCAGCGGCTGCGGCTGGATCGAACCGAGCACCGCCGCGCCACCGCCTTCGTATTTATACGTGTGGGCCTGCTGGCCGACGATGTACTCGTCACCGCGCTCGCAATGGGCCATCAACCCCAGCAGATTGCTCATGGTCCCGGTCGGCACGAACAGCGCCGCGGCAAAACCCAGGCGCTTGGCCAGTTCGGCTTCCAGGTGATTGACCGTCGGGTCTTCGCCATACACGTCGTCGCCAGTGGCTGCTTTGGCCATCGCGTCGAGCATGCCGGCGGATGGTTGGGTGACGGTGTCGCTGCGAAGATCGATAACGCTCATGAATCTGGCCTCGGTAAGCAGGGGAAATCCCTTTCAGGAAGGAATTACTGCGGGCATGACGGTGAATATTCAACCCTTGGACCAGGATAATGCCCGCTAATACAGCGAAATACTCGATGACAATCATCCAAAAGGGGCCATGCGCACACCGCAAATATGTGATAAAAACGCTGCGCCGCCAAACATTCCGGCGGCAAAAACGTTCTCAGGGCGGGGTGCAACTCCCCACCGGCGGTAATTGCGCGCAATGCGCATAGCCCGCGAGCGCTTGGTGACAGCACGGCTTCGGCGGTGCCTGACGGCAAGGTCAGCAGACCCGGTGTGATCCCGGGGCCGACGGTCATAGTCCGGATGAAGAGAGAACGGGATTGGCACCAAAGGGCCGTCCGCCAGCATTCGTGTGAGCGTGCGCACCCTCAGATCCCCTTCGATTCATAACGCCCTGTTTTTTACACAAACAGGAGTCAGAACATGCAACCCACCGCAATCGACAGCAAAAGCAAAAACCATCACGGCGAGCGCGTTGCGTTCATCCAGGCCTGCTGGCACAAGGACATTGTCGATCAGAGCCGTAAAGGCTTTGTCGCCGAAATGATTGCCCAGGGTTATCAGGAGTCCGACATCGATTTCTTCGAAGTCGGCGGCGCCTTTGAAATGCCCCTGCACGCCAAACTGCTGGCCAAGACCGGTCGTTATGCCGGCATCGTCGCGGCCGCCCTGGTGGTGGATGGCGGGATCTACCGTCATGAGTTCGTCGCCCAGTCGGTGGTCAGCGGCCTGATGCAGGTACAGCTGGAAACTGAAGTGCCGGTGTTCTCGGTGTCCCTGACCCCGCACCACTTCCATGCCGGCGAAGAACTGCATCACAAGTTCTTCTTCGATCACTTCGTGCACAAAGGCCAGGAAGCGGCAAAGACCTGTGCCGATACGCTGCACAAGATTCGTACGTTGCGCCGCACTGAGCCACGCGCGGTGGCCGTCTAAACACTAAGTGAGGTCTATGGCCTCACTCAAAACCAAATGTGGGAGCGGGCTTGCTCGCGAAAGCGGTGTAACAGTCACATCAATGCTGGATGTGCCACCGTCTTCGCGAGCAAGCCCGCTCCCACATTGGTTCTATGCTGGTGTCAGGCCAGGTTTTCGTCGGTGGTCGGTACGACCAGAATGCCGGCACGCAAGCCGTTCTTCACCTTGGGATTCGGGAAGATGATCCGGGCGCCCTCCTCCTCGATGATCCAGCGGGTATTGGCGATGTCTTCCGCCAGCAGGTAACCCACTTCCAGCTCGGAGAAATTCTCGATGTCCGCCGGCAGGTTCAGGCGGAAACTGTCGCTGTGCTTGATGATTTCCCGTGCCACGCTGTACAGCTGCAACCCGTCCAGTGCATCTTCCGTCAGTTCCGGTTCAGTGCCTTCGATGATCTGCTTGAGGCGCGCCTCCAGCAGCGAGACATTGACCCCGGCGTTCTGCCCGAACGGCCGCGCCTTGCCCAATTCCAGCGTAAAGGCCTCGGCACCGAGCTTGTCGTAGGTGTAGGAGCTGAACACGATGGACGGCTTGTTCTGCAGCAACACCGCTTCCATGCCGGCGGCGCGCAGACGCGCCAGTTCCTGACGCGAATGCTGGCGGCCTTCTTTCCACGGATACAAGGCGAACTGCTCGATTTTCGAGCCACGAATTGCCGTGTGCAGGTCGTAGTGCAACCGCTGACGGTCCGGCAGGCTGAAGAAGCTGGCGGCCAGACGCTCCAGTTCACAGGCGCGCAGGGCTTCGCAACCGCTGCTTTGTTCGTGACGGCCATTGAACAGCCGATTGACGTCCTGCTCGATAAAACGCTCGCCCTTGCGAATCGCTTCAGGATTGCCAAACAGGAACAGAATACGTGCGCGCGGCTTCAAGTCGCCGCGGGCGATGTCGTGCAACAGGCGATCGAGCAATTCGATCGGCGCTGTTTCATTGCCATGGATCCCCGCCGACAGCAGCAGGTCCAGGCCATTGTCACGCGCTTCAGGTGGCCGGACTTCCAGCGCACCTTCGCTCAACCAGCGCATGCGCACGCCTTCGACAGTCAGTTGAGTCTTCTCCGCCGGTTCGCGGCCGGCGAGGGTCAGTTCAAGCAGTTTGCCGAGGGCGAGCATAGAGCGGTTTCCTTAGTGATCGTGGTTGCAATCCGGGCCGTGAACGTGTTCCTCGTCGGTGAGGTCGGCAGGTTCCATCTCCAGTTGCAGACTTACCAGATTAGTCGCCAATGGGCGCAGCAGCAGGTTGGCGTATTCGGCATCGCCTTCTTCGACGTCCACGCCGATCAGCAACTGACCACGGCCGTCCTGCTGGATCCACAGCTCTTTGCCTTGCCACATGACCGCGACACGGGTACAGGAAGTCTCCAGTTGCGTGCCGTCGGTGTCTTCAAGGATCAGCTGCAGGGTATCGCTCATGTCTTTACGCTCTCGTTTGAGATGAAGCGACGCGCTGCCATGCAAGGCAGCGCGCCGTCGATCAATTGATCTGGAATGGATAAACCGCGCCCAGTTTAAGGATTTGCGTCAGTTCATCCAGTGCCGTCCGGCACTCAAGCAGCAATTGCGGGTCCGCCAGATCGTTTTCGGTCATGCGGTCGCGGTAGTGCTTCTCGACCCATTCGGTCAGAGTGCCGTACAACGGTGCCGTCATGATAACCCCTGGGTTGACGGCCGCCAGTTCGGTTTCGTTGAGTGCGACGCGCAACCGCAGGCAAGCCGGGCCACCGCCGTTCTGCATGCTCTGCTTGAGATCGAAGACTTTCACTTCGCGGATCAGCCCGCCGGAGCTGGTCAAACCCTGCAGGTATTGCCAGACACGCTCGTTGCCACGGCATTCTTCCGGCACGATCAACAGCATGGAGCCGTCAGGACGCGACAGCAGTTGGCTATTGAACAGGTAGGAACGAACGGCGTCTTCCACGCTTACCGCGGAACGCGGTACGCAGACCGACTGAAATTTCCCACCGGCTTTGGCGAGTTTGCCCTGCAACTCGGCCAGCATCTTTTCGGTCTCGAGGAACGCGTCCTCGTGATAGAACAGCACTTCGCCGTTACCGACGGCGATCACGTCGTTGTGGAACACGCCCTGATCGATCACCGACGGGTTCTGCTGGGCGTAGACCACGCCGTCATCGCTCAAGCCGTGCAAACGGGCAACGGCCTGGGACGCTTCAAGGGTCTGGCGCGCAGGGTACTTCTGTGGTGCCGGGTAGCGGGTGTCGAACGCGCTGCGGCCGAACACGAAGAACTCGACGCCGGCTTCGCCATACTCACGGCAGAAACGCGTGTGGTTGGCCGCGCCTTCGTCACCGAACTGCGCCACGGCCGGCAAGGCGGCGTGGTGGGCGAAGTGTTGCTGGTCAGCGAACATCGCCCCCAGCACGCGGCTGGTAGTCGGGTGTTCGATGCTGCGGTGATATTTGCAGTTGAGGTTGGCGGCGGTGAAATGCACGCGACCGTCAGCCGTGTCAGCGCTCGGGCTGACGGTAGCGGCGTTGGCCACCCACATGCTCGAGGCCGAGCAACTGGCCACCAGCAGCGGCATCGCGTCTTTGGCAGCGCGCTCGATCACTTGCGCGTCGGTACCGCCAAAGCCCAGGCGACGCAGTGCGGCCACATCCGGGCGCTCTTGCGGTGCCAGCACGCCTTGCTGGAAACCCATTTCCATCAGCGCTTTCATCTTCGCCAGGCCTTGCAGCGCAGCTTCCTTGGGGTTGGAAGACTGCTGGCTGTTGCTCTGGGACGCGACGTTGCCGTAGGACAGGCCGCCGTAGTTATGGGTCGGCCCCACTAGACCGTCAAAATTGACTTCATAGGATTTCATCAGCGAGGCTCCACGAATCTGTTTTTTATAGGCATCAGTAACAAAGGATTGGCGGCCGCTTCGCGACCGATCGCTGGCAAGCCAGCTCCTACAGGTTCAGCAGTGTTCACATATTTTGTGTTCGACGCTGTCCTTGTGGGAGCGGGCTTGCCCGCGAATGGGCGTTACGCCATCTTCACGCCAGGCGTCAGGGCCGCAGGCATCACCAGGCTCGGCGTTTCCAGCGAAGCCACCGGGTACGCGCAGTAATCCGCCGCGTAGTAAGCGCTGGCGCGGTGGTTGCCCGAGGCGCCGACGCCGCCGAATGGCGCGCTGCTTGCCGCACCGGTCAGCTGCTTGTTCCAGTTGACGATGCCGGCCCGGCTTTCCAGCCAGAATTGCTGGTAACGCGCTTCGGAGTCCGATAGCAGACCTGCGGCCAGACCGTAGGCGGTGTCGTTGGCTTCAGCGATCGCCGCTGCAAAATCAGCGTAGCGGATCACTTGCAGCAACGGGCCGAACAGCTCTTCGTCTGGACGATCGGCAACGGCGCTCACGTCCAGGATGCCCGGGGTCAGCAAGGCCGATTGAGCCTGAGGCTGAGTCATTTCCAGCAGCGCCACGGCGCCGTTGGCCAGCAGTTGTTCTTGCGCATCCATCAACGCTTTCGCAGCGCCAAGGGAAACCACCGAGC contains:
- a CDS encoding 6,7-dimethyl-8-ribityllumazine synthase, with product MQPTAIDSKSKNHHGERVAFIQACWHKDIVDQSRKGFVAEMIAQGYQESDIDFFEVGGAFEMPLHAKLLAKTGRYAGIVAAALVVDGGIYRHEFVAQSVVSGLMQVQLETEVPVFSVSLTPHHFHAGEELHHKFFFDHFVHKGQEAAKTCADTLHKIRTLRRTEPRAVAV
- the astB gene encoding N-succinylarginine dihydrolase translates to MKSYEVNFDGLVGPTHNYGGLSYGNVASQSNSQQSSNPKEAALQGLAKMKALMEMGFQQGVLAPQERPDVAALRRLGFGGTDAQVIERAAKDAMPLLVASCSASSMWVANAATVSPSADTADGRVHFTAANLNCKYHRSIEHPTTSRVLGAMFADQQHFAHHAALPAVAQFGDEGAANHTRFCREYGEAGVEFFVFGRSAFDTRYPAPQKYPARQTLEASQAVARLHGLSDDGVVYAQQNPSVIDQGVFHNDVIAVGNGEVLFYHEDAFLETEKMLAELQGKLAKAGGKFQSVCVPRSAVSVEDAVRSYLFNSQLLSRPDGSMLLIVPEECRGNERVWQYLQGLTSSGGLIREVKVFDLKQSMQNGGGPACLRLRVALNETELAAVNPGVIMTAPLYGTLTEWVEKHYRDRMTENDLADPQLLLECRTALDELTQILKLGAVYPFQIN
- the alaS gene encoding alanine--tRNA ligase codes for the protein MKSAEIREAFLRFFEEQGHTRVASSSLIPGNDPTLLFTNAGMNQFKDCFLGQEKRAYTRATSSQKCVRAGGKNSDLENVGYTARHHTFFEMLGNFSFGDYFKHDAITFAWTFLTGVLKLPKEKLWVTVYASDDEAYDIWTKEIGVPVERMIRIGDNKGAPYASDNFWTMGDTGPCGPCTEIFYDHGDHIWGGPPGSPEEDGDRYIEIWNNVFMQFNRTADGVLHPLPAPSVDTGMGLERISAVMQHVNSNYEIDLFKNLLSASAEAIGCENGDQSSLKVVSDHIRSCGFLIADGVLPSNEGRGYVLRRIIRRACRHGNKLGATGSFFYKIVAALVAEMGEAFPELKKQQSNIERVLKAEEEQFSKTLEHGLKILEQDLAELKGTVVPGDVVFKLYDTYGFPMDLTADIARERELTIDEVGFEREMEAQRVRARSASSFGLDYNTLVKVDVATEFTGYTDTSGSAKIVALYKNGQSVDVLSEGDEGVIVLDKTPFYAESGGQVGDCGYLQAGASRFDVRDTTKTGGAFLHHGVLASGSLIIGAPVETHVEADVRHATSLNHSATHLLHAALRKVLGDHVQQKGSLVDSQRLRFDFSHFEAIKPEQIKALEDIVNAEIRKNSAVETEETDIETAKQKGAMALFGEKYGDNVRVLSMGGDFSVELCGGIHANRTGDIGLLKIISEGGVASGVRRIEAVTGAQALAYLNAAEEQLKEAANLVKGSRDNLIDKLSAVLERNRLLEKQLEQLQAKAASAAGDDLSAQALDVKGVKVLAVRLDGQDGKALLALVDQLKNKLGRAVILLGSVHEEKVVLVAGVTKDLTGQLKAGDLMKQAAAAVGGKGGGRPDMAQGGGTDAGALDAALALTVPFVEQGL
- the astE gene encoding succinylglutamate desuccinylase, producing the protein MLALGKLLELTLAGREPAEKTQLTVEGVRMRWLSEGALEVRPPEARDNGLDLLLSAGIHGNETAPIELLDRLLHDIARGDLKPRARILFLFGNPEAIRKGERFIEQDVNRLFNGRHEQSSGCEALRACELERLAASFFSLPDRQRLHYDLHTAIRGSKIEQFALYPWKEGRQHSRQELARLRAAGMEAVLLQNKPSIVFSSYTYDKLGAEAFTLELGKARPFGQNAGVNVSLLEARLKQIIEGTEPELTEDALDGLQLYSVAREIIKHSDSFRLNLPADIENFSELEVGYLLAEDIANTRWIIEEEGARIIFPNPKVKNGLRAGILVVPTTDENLA
- a CDS encoding topoisomerase II; translation: MSDTLQLILEDTDGTQLETSCTRVAVMWQGKELWIQQDGRGQLLIGVDVEEGDAEYANLLLRPLATNLVSLQLEMEPADLTDEEHVHGPDCNHDH
- the ltaE gene encoding low-specificity L-threonine aldolase encodes the protein MSVIDLRSDTVTQPSAGMLDAMAKAATGDDVYGEDPTVNHLEAELAKRLGFAAALFVPTGTMSNLLGLMAHCERGDEYIVGQQAHTYKYEGGGAAVLGSIQPQPLEVQADGSLDLAHVAAAIKPDDFHFARTRLLALENTMQGKVLPLEYLARARSFTREQGLQLHLDGARLYNAAVKLGVDAREITQYFDSVSVCLSKGLGAPVGSVLCGSVELIGKARRLRKMVGGGMRQAGILAAAGLYALDNNVQRLADDHANAQLLAEGLRAAGFEVEPVQTNMVYVQMGDQAEALKAFAAERGIRLSAAARLRMVTHMDVSRAQIGQVVATFVDFSRK